From one Anopheles bellator chromosome 1, idAnoBellAS_SP24_06.2, whole genome shotgun sequence genomic stretch:
- the LOC131207807 gene encoding uncharacterized protein LOC131207807 has product MSIKVGGAFRRSGGVVSAIGKQLKLVNLKAVHRVTVAFDPFHESAVPTREFLHHLSAPKISQTNPTCLLKTEVLCDRRPPSIVFQLIPSVQAEAKLKKIELKSENLTTLELLKLCNKHVSALAPKEDTSSAVKTKSEKKAGAGGGGKRR; this is encoded by the exons ATGTCCATTAAAGTCGGTGGAGCATTCCGGCGGTCCGGTGGCGTCGTGTCCGCCATCGGAAAGCAGCTGAAACTGGTGAACCTCAAAGCGGTCCACCGGGTAACCGTTGCGTTCGATCCGTTCCACGAAAGCGCCGTACCGACAAG GGAATTTTTGCACCACCTTTCGGCGCCGAAAATCTCACAAACCAACCCAACCTGTCTGCTGAAAACGGAAGTACTCTGTGACCGACGACCCCCTTCGATAGTGTTTCAACTGATCCCATCGGTACAAG CCGAGGCGAAGCTGAAAAAGATTGAACTGAAGAGCGAAAATCTGACGACACTCGAGCTGCTGAAACTATGCAATAAGCACGTCAGTGCGCTCGCACCGAAAGAGGATACCTCGAGCGCCGTGAAGACCAAGTCGGAAAAGAAGGCAGgagcgggtggtggtggcaagcGACGATAG
- the LOC131215035 gene encoding uncharacterized protein LOC131215035, translating to MVHSEEKQWQMMFLFTIPEAVQDAIVYCQRSLRDFVRLHETLAAQINKLGGKQRISARQYLKELEEEIVSIGGEQKILVGMLTENVRSFQLYVRVTKMVDIGNEMADGYVSFLLRRSMEMPVVPKKLPPGVTIRRSAAELAEHYSIENILKLYRDECARKSKHPQWPSGSKEGEEKQKPNVSSTKRTVTVSPSRSLLKRTQERPNEFAPAVINVAARQMQRPFEGIGKQQKPQLQTPVEVKRESVAPVVAPSAPPSKQPRKELIEVKVEYPEPKQQWPLPSGVWKPGSRGRPPNAAKRAAALLEAAQKAQPNKVPKLPAVEHVQSSNDSSGDELVVMTAAYRQSRSNLQQALANLVGQRKSDEPVTARPMLTAAANLAKRIKPTTTTNSTSSGGAKLVKYSSSTVVEISSGSSPNSRSSSPSSGDSFDRRSPVSDFPPIASEPPVPTPLSIYELEQPVFLKFFGLYTPTEVQALRERKRERKRRSCNSTERKDFHYGRLDYYEQQQRRPVSQRPVLYSPPVTVAKKRKALPPAPTVATTSSMQVVSGNSGRSAAGPSRSFKHILSGLEDTSCIVCFKRGYTEELSSCMNCCNIYHIDCHDSNDPKASDELSLRQRENLCPNCL from the exons ATGGTGCACAGCGAGGAGAAGCAATGGCAAATGATGTTTCTGTTTACGATCCCGGAAGCGGTGCAAGATGCCATCGTGTACTGCCAGCGCTCGTTACGAGATTTCGTCAGGCTTCACGAG ACTTTGGCGGCCCAAATCAATAAGCTGGGCGGAAAGCAG CGTATCAGCGCCAGGCAATATTTGAAGGAGTTGGAAGAGGAAATTGTCAGCATCGGAGGCGAACAGAAAATCCTCGTTGGAATGCTGACGGAGAACGTACGCAGCTTCCAATTGTACGTTCGTGTGACGAAGATGGTCGATATTGGGAACGAAATGGCCGACGGCTACGTATCGTTTCTCCTGCGTCGGTCCATGGAAATGCCCGTTGTGCCGAAGAAACTTCCACCGGGTGTCACAATTCGTCGGAGCGCTGCTGAACTTGCCGAGCACTATAG TATTGAAAATATCCTCAAACTCTACCGCGATGAGTGTGCCCGTAAATCGAAGCATCCACAGTGGCCGTCTGGTTCGAaggaaggcgaagaaaagcaGAAACCGAACGTTTCGAGCACGAAACGAACGGTAACGGTTAGTCCGTCACGGTCGCTGCTGAAGCGCACGCAGGAACGACCCAACGAGTTCGCGCCAGCAGTTATAAATGTTGCCGCTCGCCAAATGCAACGGCCATTTGAAGGAAtcggcaaacaacaaaagccACAACTGCAAACTCCTGTGGAAGTGAAGCGGGAATCGGTTGCACCGGTTGTGGCCCCGAGTGCCCCCCCAAGCAAACAGCCACGGAAAGAATTGATAGAGGTAAAGGTGGAGTACCCCGAGCCGAAGCAACAGTGGCCACTACCGAGCGGCGTGTGGAAGCCAGGTTCTCGCGGTAGGCCACCAAATGCAGCCAAAAGGGCTGCAGCTTTGCTAGAGGCGGCTCAAAAAGCGCAACCGAATAAAGTACCAAAGCTGCCGGCCGTTGAGCACGTGCAGTCGAGCAATGATTCATCGGGCGATGAACTGGTCGTGATGACGGCCGCGTATCGACAGAGTCGCAGTAATTTGCAGCAGGCGCTCGCCAACCTGGTCGGTCAGCGGAAATCTGACGAACCTGTGACAGCGCGACCAATGCTGACCGCAGCCGCCAATTTAGCGAAACGGATTAAACCTACGACAACGACCAACTCTACCTCCTCGGGGGGTGCTAAACTCGTCAAATACAGCTCATCAACCGTGGTCGAGATTTCGAGTGGTTCCTCTCCAAATTCACGCTCTTCGTCGCCCTCTTCGGGCGATTCGTTCGATCGCCGCTCACCGGTCAGTGACTTCCCGCCGATCGCTAGCGAACCACCCGTCCCGACGCCACTCAGCATCTACGAGCTGGAGCAACCggtgtttttgaaatttttcggTCTGTACACCCCCACAGAGGTGCAGGCGTTGCGCGAACGGAAACGGGAACGCAAGCGACGCAGCTGCAACAGCACCGAGCGAAAAGATTTTCACTACGGACGCCTCGATTACTAcgaacagcaacagcgacGCCCCGTCTCGCAACGTCCCGTCCTGTACTCACCGCCCGTTACGGTTGCCAAGAAACGCAAAGCTCTTCCTCCTGCTCCGACGGTGGCAACGACTAGCTCAATGCAAGTTGTCAGCGGCAACAGTGGCCGTTCTGCTGCCGGACCTAGTAGATCATTTAAACACATCCTAAGCGGCTTAGAAGACACGAGTTGTATTGTTTGCTTCAAGCGGG GATACACCGAAGAGCTAAGTTCGTGCATGAACTGCTGCAACATCTACCATATCGATTGCCACGATTCCAACGACCCGAAGGCCAGCGACGAACTTTCACTCCGCCAGCGAGAAAACCTTTGCCCGAACTGTCTCTAG
- the LOC131206409 gene encoding pantothenate kinase 3 isoform X1, translating to MSPTTEQGPVASSASCSGTSSPTVQPKRTGKGSQRTHPRSLRHRSSTGASSVGSSTTSILSSLSSSSNSAGGGHQRRQRRRKQRKRAPTTKDNSRDIPSPSSSPSPLPSWCTEDTPSEHTIDGPLSMPWFGMDIGGTLTKLVYFEPKDITPGELDQEATVLRNIRRYLTKNSAYGRTGHRDIHLQMDDVVIRGRRGSLHFIRFPTSEMLSFLLLAKSKGMAQLVTTVCATGGGAFKFEQDFRRLVNMKLAKSDELDALIKGILFTETHNKCECYYWENANEISSTKKKFDFSQPYPFILVNVGSGVSVLAVRGPDNYKRISGTSLGGGTFLGLCCLLTGCETFEEAIQMATIGDHKKVDKLVKDIYGGDYERFGLPGDLVASSFGQMHLPERRNSVSKEDLAHAILVTITNNIGSIARMCASNEKIEKVVFVGNFLRVNPISMKLLAYAMDYWSKGTLKALFLEHEGYFGAVGCLLQFNGELNAQIGDLLT from the exons ATGTCGCCCACGACGGAGCAAGGGCCAGTGGCATCATCGGCCAGCTGTagcggcaccagcagccccACAGTGCAACCGAAGCGAACTGGCAAGGGATCACAACGCACACATCCTCGATCACTCAGGCATCGCTCGTCAACCGGTGCGTCGTCGGTCGGCTCTTCGACCACCTCGATTCTGTCCAGCCTGTCGTCCAGCAGTAACagtgctggcggtggccaccaacgacgTCAGCGGCGTCGCAAGCAGCGCAAGAGGGCGCCCACAACCAAAGACAATTCCCGCGACattccatcaccatcatcatcgccgtcaccGCTGCCTTCGTGGTGCACGGAGGACACACCCAGCGAACATACAATCGACGGCCCACTGT CGATGCCATGGTTCGGAATGGACATTGGTGGCACGCTCACGAAGCTCGTGTACTTCGAGCCGAAAGACATCACGCCCGGCGAGCTGGACCAGGAGGCGACGGTACTGCGCAACATTCGGCGGTACCTGACTAAAAATTCCGCCTACGGccgaaccggccaccgggacaTTCATCTGCAGATGGACGACGTGGTGATACGGGGGCGACGCGGCTCGCTTCACTTTATCCGCTTTCCCACCTCCGAGATGCTGagctttctgctgctggccaaatCCAAGGGTATGGCGCAGCTGGTGACGACGGTCTGTGCCACCGGTGGAGGAGCCTTCAAGTTCGAGCAAGACTTTCGGCGGCTTGTCAACATGAAGCTGGCCAAGTCCGATGAACTGGACGCACTGATCAAGGGCATCCTGTTCACTGAGACGCACAACAAATGCGAGTGCTACTACTGGGAGAACGCCAACGAAATCAG TAGCACGAAGAAGAAGTTCGACTTCAGTCAACCGTATCCGTTCATCCTGGTAAACGTCGGTTCCGGCGTGTCTGTGCTGGCCGTCCGCGGCCCCGACAACTACAAGCGCATCTCCGGTACGAGCCTCGGTGGTGGAACATTCCTGGGCCTGTGCTGTTTGCTCACTGGCTGTGAAACCTTTGAAGAAGCAATACAAATGGCGACGATAGGTGATCATAAGAAGGTAGATAAGTTAGTTAAAGACATTTACGGTGGCGACTACGAACGGTTCGGGCTTCCCGGCGATCTGGTGGCGTCAAG CTTCGGCCAAATGCACCTGCCGGAACGGCGGAACAGTGTCAGCAAGGAGGATCTGGCTCACGCCATACTGGTGACGATCACGAATAACATTGGTTCGATTGCGCGCATGTGCGCCAGCAATGAGAAAATAGAGAAG GTCGTGTTTGTCGGGAACTTTCTGCGCGTCAATCCGATCTCGATGAAGCTGCTGGCGTACGCGATGGACTACTGGTCGAAGGGCACCCTGAAAGCGCTGTTCCTCGAACACGAAGGGTACTTTGGTGCCGTCGGTTGCCTTCTGCAGTTCAATGGAGAATTGAATGCACAAATCGGTGATCTACTTACCTAG
- the LOC131206409 gene encoding pantothenate kinase 3 isoform X2, with translation MDNATEGSSKGKKRKAMPWFGMDIGGTLTKLVYFEPKDITPGELDQEATVLRNIRRYLTKNSAYGRTGHRDIHLQMDDVVIRGRRGSLHFIRFPTSEMLSFLLLAKSKGMAQLVTTVCATGGGAFKFEQDFRRLVNMKLAKSDELDALIKGILFTETHNKCECYYWENANEISSTKKKFDFSQPYPFILVNVGSGVSVLAVRGPDNYKRISGTSLGGGTFLGLCCLLTGCETFEEAIQMATIGDHKKVDKLVKDIYGGDYERFGLPGDLVASSFGQMHLPERRNSVSKEDLAHAILVTITNNIGSIARMCASNEKIEKVVFVGNFLRVNPISMKLLAYAMDYWSKGTLKALFLEHEGYFGAVGCLLQFNGELNAQIGDLLT, from the exons ATGGACAACGCCACCGAGGGCAGCTccaaaggaaagaaaagaaaag CGATGCCATGGTTCGGAATGGACATTGGTGGCACGCTCACGAAGCTCGTGTACTTCGAGCCGAAAGACATCACGCCCGGCGAGCTGGACCAGGAGGCGACGGTACTGCGCAACATTCGGCGGTACCTGACTAAAAATTCCGCCTACGGccgaaccggccaccgggacaTTCATCTGCAGATGGACGACGTGGTGATACGGGGGCGACGCGGCTCGCTTCACTTTATCCGCTTTCCCACCTCCGAGATGCTGagctttctgctgctggccaaatCCAAGGGTATGGCGCAGCTGGTGACGACGGTCTGTGCCACCGGTGGAGGAGCCTTCAAGTTCGAGCAAGACTTTCGGCGGCTTGTCAACATGAAGCTGGCCAAGTCCGATGAACTGGACGCACTGATCAAGGGCATCCTGTTCACTGAGACGCACAACAAATGCGAGTGCTACTACTGGGAGAACGCCAACGAAATCAG TAGCACGAAGAAGAAGTTCGACTTCAGTCAACCGTATCCGTTCATCCTGGTAAACGTCGGTTCCGGCGTGTCTGTGCTGGCCGTCCGCGGCCCCGACAACTACAAGCGCATCTCCGGTACGAGCCTCGGTGGTGGAACATTCCTGGGCCTGTGCTGTTTGCTCACTGGCTGTGAAACCTTTGAAGAAGCAATACAAATGGCGACGATAGGTGATCATAAGAAGGTAGATAAGTTAGTTAAAGACATTTACGGTGGCGACTACGAACGGTTCGGGCTTCCCGGCGATCTGGTGGCGTCAAG CTTCGGCCAAATGCACCTGCCGGAACGGCGGAACAGTGTCAGCAAGGAGGATCTGGCTCACGCCATACTGGTGACGATCACGAATAACATTGGTTCGATTGCGCGCATGTGCGCCAGCAATGAGAAAATAGAGAAG GTCGTGTTTGTCGGGAACTTTCTGCGCGTCAATCCGATCTCGATGAAGCTGCTGGCGTACGCGATGGACTACTGGTCGAAGGGCACCCTGAAAGCGCTGTTCCTCGAACACGAAGGGTACTTTGGTGCCGTCGGTTGCCTTCTGCAGTTCAATGGAGAATTGAATGCACAAATCGGTGATCTACTTACCTAG
- the LOC131205730 gene encoding large ribosomal subunit protein eL20 yields MKAKGVLKEYQVIGRKLPSEREPNPPLFKMHIFAPDQIVAKSRFWYFLRQLRKFKKATGEIVSVKRIMEKTPLKVKNFGIWLRYDSRSGTHNMYREYRDLTVGGAVTQCYSDMASRHRARAHSIQVIKVEAIAASKTRRAHIKQFHDSKIRFPLVQRYHHKRYRKLFSYRRPVTYYM; encoded by the exons ATGAAAGCTAAAGGAGTG CTGAAAGAATACCAGGTGATCGGGCGCAAGCTGCCGTCGGAGCGCGAACCGAACCCGCCGCTCTTCAAGATGCACATCTTCGCTCCGGACCAGATTGTGGCCAAGTCGCGTTTCTGGTACTTTTTGCGCCAGCTGCGCAAGTTCAAGAAGGCCACCGGCGAGATCGTGTCGGTGAAGCGCATCATGGAGAAGACGCCGCTGAAGGTGAAAAACTTTGGCATCTGGCTGCGGTACGATTCGCGTTCCGGAACGCACAACATGTACCGCGAGTATCGTGATCTGaccgtcggtggtgccgtgacGCAGTGCTACAGCGATATGGCTTCCCGTCACCGTGCCCGTGCCCATTCGATTCAG GTCATCAAGGTGGAAGCGATCGCGGCTTCGAAGACGCGCCGTGCTCACATTAAGCAGTTCCACGATTCGAAGATTCGTTTCCCACTCGTCCAGCGCTATCACCACAAGCGCTACCGGAAGCTGTTCTCGTACCGCCGCCCGGTTACCTACTACATGTAA
- the LOC131214866 gene encoding aarF domain-containing kinase 1: MSFRRILKYGIGGSAILGTGLSMHANDYDLNSVGIVRLARAGMTVFDIATTYKANLYSGTWPDKKASEYLKLKSETHRLAAEKLLELCRTNRGVYIKVGQHIGALEYLLPAEYVTTMKVLHSNAPQNPVEDLYRVIRQDLRIEPSELFESFDPEPLGTASLAQVHRATLKDGREVAVKVQHPYVKGNSIVDIKTMEVLVKLVAWTFPDFKFQWLVDESKRNLPVELDFAHEGRNAEKVREMFRHYRWLKIPGVIWEYTTSRVLMMEYTKGGQVNDIEYIQRERLDPYDIANKIGQLYSNMIFVNGFVHSDPHPGNILVRKAEGNGGTEIVLLDHGLYAELTEKFRYNYSQLWLSILRVDQPAMKRYAHALGVEGSMWGLFACMVTGRPWNSVIHGVDKVKQDDEEKEMMQKEGKLVLPHISDVLEKVDRQMLLVLKTNDLIRGIETTLRTQNRMTAFFVMSKCCVKSIGAQEYLTAPSTWSKLAICLREQWSILKLNLYYLYRGIVSLHLLSTLKMIL, translated from the exons ATGTCCTTTCGGCGCATCCTCAAGTATGGTATCGGCGGAAGTGCCATCCTCGGGACGGGTCTGAGTATGCACGCGAACGATTACGACCTCAACTCGGTGGGCATCGTGCGACTGGCACGGGCCGGGATGACCGTGTTCGACATTGCCACCACCTACAAGGCGAACCTGTACAGTGGCACATGGCCAGACAAAAAAGCCTCCGAGTACCTGAAACTGAAGAGTGAAACGCACAGATTGGCGGCAGAAAAGTTGCTAGAACTGTGCCGCACGAACCGCGGGGTTTACATCAAGGTTGGCCAACACATCGGCGCGCTTGAGTACCTGTTGCCGGCCGAGTACGTTACCACGATGAAAGTTCTGCACAGCAACGCTCCACAAAACCCGGTCGAAGATCTGTACCGTGTGATTCGACAGGATTTGCGCATCGAACCGAGCGAACTGTTCGAATCGTTCGATCCGGAACCGCTCGGCACTGCCTCGTTGGCCCAGGTCCACAGGGCAACGCTAAAGGATGGCCGCGAGGTGGCAGTGAAGGTACAGCACCCGTACGTCAAGGGAAACTCAATCGTGGACATCAAAACGATGGAAGTGCTTGTGAAGCTGGTCGCGTGGACGTTTCCCGACTTTAAGTTTCAGTGGTTGGTGGACGAATCGAAGCGCAACCTGCCGGTAGAGCTGGACTTTGCCCACGAAGGCCGCAACGCGGAGAAGGTGCGCGAAATGTTTCGCCACTATCGGTGGCTGAAGATACCGGGTGTGATCTGGGAGTACACCACGTCCCGGGTGCTGATGATGGAGTACACGAAGGGCGGACAGGTGAACGATATCGAGTACATCCAGCGGGAGCGGCTGGACCCGTACGATATCGCGAACAAGATCGGTCAGCTTTACTCGAATATGATTTTTGTGAACGGCTTCGTTCACAGCGATCCGCACCCGGGAAACATTCTGGTGCGGAAGGCGGAGGGAAACGGAGGGACTGAGATTGTGCTGCTCGATCATGGTCTGTACGCGGAGCTGACGGAAAAGTTTCGCTACAACTACTCGCAACTGTGGCTCAGCATTCTGCGTGTCGATCAACCGGCCATGAAGCGATACGCACACGCACTCGGCGTGGAGGGATCTATGTGGGGCCTGTTCGCTTGCATGGTGACGGGCCGCCCCTGGAACTCGGTCATTCACGGAGTGGACAAAGTGAAACAAGACGATGAAGAG AAAGAAATGATGCAAAAAGAGGGAAAACTTGTCCTGCCACACATTTCCGACGTCCTGGAAAAGGTTGATCGGCAGATGCTCCTCGTGCTGAAAACGAATGACCTTATACGGGGCATCGAAACGACACTGCGCACCCAAAACAGAATGACTGCATTCTTTGTGATGTCTAAGTGCTGCGTCAAGAGTATAGGCGCACAAGAGTATCTGACCGCACCGAGTACGTGGAGCAAGCTCGCGATCTGCCTGCGGGAACAGTGGTCCATACTGAAATTGAACCTGTATTACCTCTATCGGGGGATCGTCTCCTTACATTTACTCTCGACTCTCAAGATGATCCTCTAA
- the LOC131208545 gene encoding adenosylhomocysteinase: MAKPQYKVADIGLAEFGRKEIILAENEMPGLMACRQKYGPSKVLKGARIAGCLHMTIQTAVLIETLLELGAEVQWSSCNIFSTQDHAAAAMAKAGVPVYAWKGETDEEYLWCIRQTLVFPDGKPLNMILDDGGDLTNLVHTEHADLLKDIRGLSEETTTGVHNLYKMFREGRLGMPAINVNDSVTKSKFDNLYGCRESLLDGIKRATDVMIAGKVCVVAGYGDVGKGCAQALRGSGGRVLVTEIDPINALQAAMEGYEVTTMEDASKEAQIFVTTTGCTDIIMGEHFLNMKDDSIVCNIGHFDCEVNVSWLEQNAKEKVNIKPQVDRYLLANGNHIILLAEGRLVNLGCAMGHSSFVMSNSFTNQVLAQIELWTNRDKYAVGVHVLPKKLDEEVAALHLDKLGVKLTKLTARQADYLNLPLEGPYKPDHYRY, encoded by the coding sequence ATGGCAAAGCCTCAGTATAAAGTGGCCGACATCGGCTTGGCGGAGTTTGGGCGCAAGGAGATTATTCTGGCTGAAAACGAAATGCCGGGGTTGATGGCGTGCCGGCAGAAGTACGGCCCATCCAAGGTGCTGAAGGGGGCCCGCATCGCCGGTTGCCTGCACATGACCATCCAGACGGCCGTCCTAATTGAAACGCTCCTTGAGTTGGGGGCCGAGGTGCAGTGGAGCAGCTGCAACATTTTCAGCACGCAGGACCACGCGGCCGCTGCCATGGCCAAGGCCGGTGTACCGGTGTACGCGTGGAAGGGCGAAACGGACGAGGAGTACCTGTGGTGCATCCGGCAGACGCTCGTCTTTCCGGACGGTAAACCGCTGAACATGATCCtggacgatggcggcgatcTGACGAACCTGGTGCACACCGAGCATGCGGATCTGTTGAAGGACATCCGCGGGCTGAGCGAGGAAACGACGACCGGCGTCCACAATCTGTACAAAATGTTTCGCGAGGGCCGCCTCGGCATGCCGGCGATCAACGTGAACGACTCCGTGACCAAGAGCAAGTTCGACAATCTGTACGGCTGCCGGGAGTCGCTACTGGACGGTATCAAGCGGGCGACGGATGTGATGATTGCCGGTAAGGTGTGCGTCGTGGCCGGGTACGGCGACGTGGGCAAGGGCTGCGCTCAGGCCCTGCGTGGCTCGGGCGGTCGCGTGCTTGTGACGGAAATCGATCCGATCAACGCGCTCCAGGCGGCAATGGAAGGCTACGAGGTGACCACGATGGAGGACGCTAGCAAGGAGGCGCAGATCTTCGTCACGACGACCGGCTGCACCGACATCATCATGGGAGAGCACTTTCTCAACATGAAGGACGACTCGATCGTGTGCAACATTGGCCATTTTGATTGCGAAGTGAACGTGTCTTGGTTGGAGCAGAACGCGAAGGAAAAGGTCAACATCAAGCCCCAGGTCGATCGCTATCTTCTCGCGAACGGCAACCACATCATTCTGCTGGCCGAGGGGCGCCTGGTGAACCTGGGTTGCGCCATGGGACACTCGAGCTTCGTCATGTCCAACTCGTTCACCAACCAGGTGCTGGCCCAGATCGAGCTGTGGACCAACCGGGACAAGTACGCGGTGGGCGTGCACGTGCTACCGAAGAAGCTCGACGAAGAGGTGGCCGCCCTGCACCTGGACAAGCTGGGCGTCAAGCTGACCAAACTCACCGCCCGGCAGGCCGACTACCTGAACCTGCCGCTGGAAGGACCGTACAAACCGGACCATTATCGCTACTAG
- the LOC131207819 gene encoding uncharacterized protein LOC131207819: MTHKKLGKGGHMAIIENWYHQIPAFTDVFTEESFYMFAVCFVLATIAVVLVLSRFITLKPVD, from the coding sequence ATGACACACAAGAAGCTGGGTAAGGGTGGCCACATGGCCATCATCGAGAACTGGTACCACCAGATACCAGCCTTTACCGACGTGTTCACCGAGGAAAGCTTCTACatgtttgcggtttgcttCGTCCTCGCTACGATCGCCGTCGTGCTGGTGCTGTCGCGGTTCATCACTCTCAAGCCGGTGGATTAG